A region from the Bacteroidota bacterium genome encodes:
- a CDS encoding group 1 truncated hemoglobin, with translation MSTKNLLLILSFGAIVTFSSSCKEDEQPDPTPADPTLYQRVGGTTMVDDPANPGTQIEQGRLTLRSVVDSSIFVIAADPSMAAFFPVLLGEVGTGDLSGFTALSDNFTDFLCSATGSTNPDYAYIGLSMEDAHAPAVNSRMGMAATDADFDAFIGDIAVGLSQNGVTDTDLINDLVELLETTRADIVQL, from the coding sequence ATGTCGACAAAAAACCTACTATTAATACTATCCTTTGGGGCGATAGTAACCTTTTCTTCTTCTTGTAAAGAGGATGAACAACCGGATCCCACTCCTGCAGATCCAACCCTTTATCAAAGAGTTGGAGGAACAACTATGGTTGACGATCCTGCTAATCCAGGAACACAAATTGAACAGGGTAGATTAACACTTCGTTCTGTAGTTGACAGTTCTATTTTTGTTATTGCAGCTGATCCATCCATGGCAGCTTTTTTTCCGGTATTACTTGGAGAAGTTGGCACAGGTGATCTGTCCGGTTTCACTGCATTGAGTGATAATTTTACTGATTTTCTGTGTTCTGCAACAGGTTCCACAAATCCTGATTATGCATATATAGGTTTAAGTATGGAAGATGCCCATGCACCTGCAGTAAATTCGAGGATGGGAATGGCTGCTACGGATGCTGATTTTGATGCATTTATTGGAGATATTGCTGTAGGTTTATCACAAAACGGAGTTACTGATACTGATCTGATAAATGATCTTGTTGAATTATTAGAAACAACCAGGGCAGATATAGTTCAACTATAA
- a CDS encoding saccharopine dehydrogenase NADP-binding domain-containing protein, giving the protein MNKIIVLGAGMVGRAMAIDLSKDLEVYSADISEENLSKLSPHNIKTIKADLSNKETIKELIADKDLVIGAVPGFMGFETFKTVIESGKNTSDISFFDEDPFILNDVALKNNVTAVMDIGVAPGMDNIILGYHNKRMQVSDFICLVGGLPAARIWPYEYKAPFSPADVLEEYTRPARFVVDGKIITKPALSEPELMQFEDIGTLEAFNSDGLRSLIKTMPNIPNMIERTLRYPGHIELMRVFRESGFFSKEEIDIKGKKIRPLDLTSKLLFPQWKLGDEEKEFTVMRVIVSGLENNKQVTYTYDLLDRYDAATKTSSMARTTGYTCTGAARLILENKFTRKGVSTPEFVGEDENCFNTMINYLKERNINYRMQKTVH; this is encoded by the coding sequence ATGAATAAAATTATTGTTCTCGGTGCAGGAATGGTTGGAAGAGCTATGGCGATTGATCTGAGCAAAGATCTGGAAGTATATTCAGCGGATATCAGCGAAGAAAATCTTTCCAAATTATCTCCGCACAATATTAAAACTATCAAGGCCGATCTTTCCAATAAAGAAACCATTAAAGAATTAATTGCAGATAAAGATCTTGTGATAGGAGCTGTTCCAGGATTTATGGGATTTGAAACCTTTAAAACCGTAATTGAATCCGGAAAAAATACCAGCGATATTTCTTTTTTTGATGAGGATCCATTTATATTAAATGATGTTGCCTTAAAAAATAATGTTACCGCTGTAATGGATATTGGTGTTGCCCCCGGCATGGATAATATTATTCTGGGATACCACAATAAAAGAATGCAGGTAAGCGATTTTATTTGTTTGGTTGGAGGATTACCCGCTGCCCGCATTTGGCCTTACGAATATAAAGCACCCTTTTCTCCTGCGGATGTACTGGAAGAATATACACGACCGGCGCGTTTCGTTGTTGATGGTAAAATAATTACAAAACCCGCACTTAGCGAACCCGAGTTGATGCAATTTGAAGATATCGGAACATTGGAAGCATTTAATTCGGATGGCTTACGATCCTTAATTAAAACAATGCCCAATATTCCGAATATGATTGAACGCACTTTGCGTTATCCCGGCCATATTGAATTAATGCGCGTATTCCGCGAATCGGGTTTTTTCAGCAAAGAGGAAATTGATATTAAAGGAAAAAAAATACGTCCGCTTGATCTTACGAGTAAATTATTATTCCCGCAATGGAAATTAGGTGATGAGGAAAAAGAATTTACAGTAATGCGCGTTATAGTTTCAGGTTTAGAAAATAATAAACAGGTAACTTATACATACGATCTGCTCGACAGATATGATGCCGCTACCAAAACATCATCCATGGCCCGCACAACAGGATATACCTGCACCGGAGCAGCTCGTTTAATTTTGGAAAATAAATTTACACGTAAGGGTGTTTCTACTCCTGAATTTGTTGGGGAGGATGAAAATTGTTTTAATACTATGATTAATTATTTGAAGGAAAGAAATATTAATTATAGAATGCAAAAAACGGTGCATTAA
- a CDS encoding DUF475 domain-containing protein: MEAGILLFDFVEFFGHTPTQAGIIVFNLILIETMLSVDNALVMGTMVMDLPKKERGRALRYGIFGAYFFRGLALLLASWLIQVVWLKAVGGLYLLYLSVDFFRTKSTPQTGDDTLNKQNNWFYKNTVGRIGNFWSTVILVNIMDLAFSIDNVFAAVAYTDNIWLICLGVFIGILAIRFVAQGVIKLLERFTFLNASAFFIIALLGLKLVLSFLCHEFGRDTPLCHFLESERTDLYFSLITVAIFIVPVLTSWLFNFPKKHKEITTEEFKEFQEEVDEAEKED; this comes from the coding sequence ATGGAAGCAGGGATATTATTATTTGATTTTGTTGAATTTTTCGGTCATACGCCTACACAAGCAGGTATTATTGTTTTTAATTTGATATTGATCGAAACAATGTTAAGTGTCGACAATGCATTGGTAATGGGTACAATGGTTATGGATCTTCCGAAAAAGGAAAGGGGAAGAGCTCTTCGTTATGGAATTTTCGGTGCATATTTTTTTAGAGGACTTGCCTTACTTCTTGCTTCGTGGCTTATACAAGTGGTGTGGTTAAAAGCTGTTGGCGGATTGTACCTTTTATATTTATCTGTAGATTTTTTCCGAACAAAATCAACCCCGCAAACCGGAGATGATACACTCAATAAACAAAACAATTGGTTTTATAAAAATACAGTTGGAAGAATAGGGAATTTCTGGAGCACTGTGATTTTAGTTAATATAATGGACCTTGCTTTTTCCATTGATAATGTTTTTGCGGCAGTTGCTTATACGGATAATATTTGGCTTATTTGCCTGGGGGTATTTATTGGAATTCTCGCTATTAGATTTGTTGCACAAGGTGTAATCAAATTATTGGAAAGATTTACGTTTTTAAATGCCTCTGCATTTTTTATTATTGCCTTGCTCGGTTTAAAACTGGTATTATCTTTTTTATGTCATGAATTTGGGAGAGATACTCCTTTATGCCATTTTTTGGAAAGTGAACGCACCGATTTGTATTTTTCATTAATAACGGTTGCAATTTTTATTGTTCCGGTATTAACGAGCTGGTTATTTAATTTCCCTAAAAAACATAAGGAAATTACAACAGAAGAATTTAAGGAATTTCAAGAGGAAGTTGACGAAGCGGAAAAAGAAGATTAA
- the galE gene encoding UDP-glucose 4-epimerase GalE produces the protein MSTKKILITGGTGFIGSHTIIDLLEKGFEVISIDNLSRSKQIIAERIKTITQKGFTNYRVDCRDLPKLRNIVSGHSDIVGIIHFAAFKSVSESVQKPLIYFDNNLNSTINILRIAEEYNIPNFVFSSSCSVYGNTTELPVNELTPVSAPESPYGWTKLLAEQMISAHAKTISSNFISLRYFNPVGAHQSGLIGEIPFSEPENLVPNITQTAIGKKESFTVFGDTYDTRDGSCIRDYVHVMDIAEAHTLALQYLIDNKNATNYEVFNLGSGVGISVLELIHAFEKVSGTKLNYSIGEPREGDVVSIYANNNKAKEILNWQCKRDIEEMMRSAWNWEMEMQKEQIS, from the coding sequence TTGTCTACAAAAAAAATACTCATCACCGGCGGAACCGGATTCATCGGCTCTCATACCATTATCGATCTTTTAGAAAAAGGATTTGAAGTAATTTCCATTGATAATCTTTCCCGCTCGAAACAGATAATTGCGGAAAGAATAAAAACGATAACACAAAAAGGATTTACCAATTATCGCGTGGATTGTCGTGATCTTCCTAAATTGAGAAATATTGTTTCAGGACATTCTGATATTGTTGGAATAATTCATTTTGCAGCCTTTAAATCCGTTAGTGAATCGGTGCAAAAGCCATTGATCTATTTTGATAATAATTTAAATTCTACCATCAATATTCTGCGTATTGCAGAGGAATACAATATTCCGAATTTTGTATTTTCTTCTTCTTGCAGTGTATATGGAAATACTACTGAATTGCCCGTAAATGAGTTAACTCCGGTTTCCGCTCCGGAGTCACCTTATGGATGGACAAAATTGTTGGCGGAACAAATGATTTCAGCGCATGCAAAAACCATTTCTTCCAATTTTATTTCTTTGCGCTATTTTAATCCGGTGGGTGCACATCAAAGTGGATTGATAGGAGAAATACCTTTTTCAGAACCTGAAAATCTAGTGCCGAATATTACACAGACAGCTATTGGCAAAAAGGAAAGTTTCACAGTGTTTGGAGATACATATGATACCCGTGATGGAAGTTGTATCAGGGATTATGTGCATGTTATGGATATTGCGGAAGCTCATACTTTAGCTTTGCAATATCTTATTGATAATAAAAATGCAACCAATTATGAAGTTTTTAATCTTGGCAGTGGTGTGGGAATTTCTGTACTTGAATTGATACATGCATTTGAAAAAGTGAGCGGCACAAAACTTAATTATTCTATCGGGGAACCAAGGGAGGGAGATGTTGTTTCTATTTATGCGAATAACAATAAAGCCAAAGAAATTTTGAACTGGCAATGCAAAAGAGATATTGAAGAGATGATGCGTTCAGCCTGGAATTGGGAAATGGAAATGCAAAAAGAACAAATCAGTTAA
- a CDS encoding four helix bundle protein: MNNPKKDVKYDLEDRLIEFSVLIFKIVDSLFNTRAGNHIAGQLVRSGSNPALHYGEAQSAESRKDFIHKIKILLKELRESRAALKLIYKTPLTNSLEMVENGLSETNQLISIFMASVKTAKKNMEKEEMNN, translated from the coding sequence ATGAATAATCCCAAAAAAGACGTTAAGTACGATTTGGAAGATCGACTTATAGAATTCAGCGTTCTTATTTTTAAAATAGTTGATTCCTTGTTTAATACAAGAGCAGGAAATCATATAGCTGGTCAACTGGTTAGATCTGGGTCTAATCCGGCATTACATTATGGCGAAGCTCAGAGTGCAGAGTCAAGAAAGGATTTTATACATAAGATTAAAATCTTGTTAAAGGAACTTAGGGAATCAAGAGCTGCACTAAAGCTTATTTACAAAACGCCTTTAACAAATAGTTTGGAAATGGTAGAAAATGGATTATCAGAAACCAATCAACTTATTTCTATTTTTATGGCAAGTGTGAAGACGGCGAAAAAAAATATGGAAAAAGAGGAAATGAATAATTAA
- the rfbA gene encoding glucose-1-phosphate thymidylyltransferase RfbA, whose protein sequence is MKGIILAGGSGTRLHPITLAISKQLMPIYDKPMIYYPLSTLMMAGINEILIISTPYDLPGFQRLLGDGARIGCNFSYVEQPSPDGLAQAFTLGADFIGNDKVALVLGDNIFYGAGMGELLTANNNPDGGIIYAYHVSDPDRYGVVEFDDAGKVISIEEKPKIPKSNYAVPGLYFYDNHVVDIAKNLKPSPRGEYEITDVNKEYLNQGKLKVSVLPRGTAWFDTGTFDSLMAASQFVQIIEQRQGQNIGCIEEIAFRKKFINAEQLEKIAAPLMKSGYGGYLMRLIG, encoded by the coding sequence GTGAAAGGAATTATTCTAGCAGGAGGATCAGGAACCCGTTTACATCCTATTACATTGGCAATTAGCAAGCAATTGATGCCAATTTATGATAAACCCATGATCTATTACCCCTTGTCAACATTGATGATGGCAGGTATCAATGAAATACTTATTATTTCCACACCATACGACCTGCCTGGGTTTCAAAGGCTTCTTGGTGATGGAGCCAGAATTGGTTGTAATTTCAGTTATGTGGAACAACCCTCACCTGACGGATTAGCACAGGCCTTCACCCTTGGCGCTGATTTTATAGGAAATGATAAAGTTGCTTTGGTTTTAGGAGATAATATTTTTTATGGCGCAGGAATGGGCGAATTGCTCACGGCAAATAATAATCCCGATGGTGGAATTATATATGCCTATCATGTAAGTGATCCCGATCGTTATGGAGTTGTTGAATTTGATGATGCAGGAAAAGTAATTTCTATTGAAGAAAAACCAAAAATTCCAAAATCAAATTACGCAGTTCCGGGATTATATTTTTACGATAATCATGTTGTTGATATTGCAAAAAATTTAAAACCAAGTCCTCGTGGCGAATATGAAATTACTGATGTAAATAAAGAATATTTAAATCAGGGAAAATTAAAGGTAAGTGTATTACCTCGTGGTACTGCCTGGTTCGATACCGGAACATTTGATTCCTTAATGGCAGCATCACAATTTGTACAAATCATAGAACAACGTCAAGGACAAAATATCGGATGTATAGAAGAAATTGCATTTCGAAAAAAATTTATTAATGCAGAACAGTTGGAGAAGATTGCTGCGCCATTGATGAAGAGTGGGTATGGAGGGTATTTGATGAGGTTAATAGGGTGA
- a CDS encoding cytochrome c, translated as MKKIIYLSLTLCLMVFITACGKKETTTTGTTQTAEKPKSMMGAETEQQKMINDGRGIGEIKMVSLSVPLEQERVKRGKDVYDMKCSSCHKLTSERFVGPGWLGVTTRRKPEWIMNMTTNADVMLERDPEAQKLLELCLTRMPNQNVSIGDARDVLEYMRSNDGVK; from the coding sequence ATGAAAAAAATAATCTATCTCTCCCTGACTCTCTGTTTAATGGTTTTTATAACGGCATGCGGCAAAAAAGAAACTACAACTACAGGTACAACTCAAACTGCTGAAAAACCTAAAAGCATGATGGGCGCTGAAACCGAACAGCAAAAAATGATCAACGACGGACGTGGAATTGGTGAAATTAAAATGGTTTCACTGAGTGTTCCTTTGGAACAGGAGCGTGTAAAACGCGGAAAAGATGTATATGATATGAAGTGTTCATCATGCCATAAACTCACTTCTGAGAGGTTTGTAGGACCTGGCTGGCTAGGCGTTACAACCCGCCGCAAACCGGAATGGATCATGAATATGACCACCAATGCAGATGTTATGCTAGAGCGGGACCCTGAGGCTCAAAAACTACTTGAGCTTTGTTTAACCCGCATGCCAAATCAAAATGTATCTATCGGCGATGCACGTGATGTATTGGAATATATGCGAAGTAACGACGGAGTAAAATAA